The proteins below are encoded in one region of Microbacterium pygmaeum:
- a CDS encoding ABC transporter ATP-binding protein, with product MSDVPVSVPAIRVRGLEKSFKELQVLRGVDFDVARGTIFALLGSNGAGKTTVVRILSTLLKADAGTASVGGFDVSTQPQSVRETISLTGQFAAVDEVLTGRENLILVARLRHLADPGRIADDLLSRFSLTEAGGRRAGTYSGGMRRRLDIAMSLIGDPPVIFLDEPTTGLDPQARIEVWNTVKTLAERGTTVLLTTQYLDEAEQLADRIAILHQGRILVDGTLGELKRLLPPAQVGYIQKQPSLEDVFLALVGEDSATGSGTAGGGAKEES from the coding sequence ATGAGCGACGTTCCCGTCTCCGTACCGGCGATCCGTGTGCGGGGCCTGGAGAAGTCCTTCAAGGAGCTGCAGGTCCTGCGCGGCGTCGACTTCGACGTGGCGCGGGGCACCATCTTCGCGCTGCTGGGCTCCAACGGTGCCGGCAAGACCACGGTGGTGCGCATCCTCTCCACCCTGCTGAAGGCGGATGCCGGTACGGCGTCGGTCGGCGGATTCGACGTCTCGACGCAGCCCCAATCCGTGCGCGAGACGATCAGCCTCACCGGCCAGTTCGCCGCGGTGGACGAGGTGCTCACCGGCCGCGAGAACCTGATCCTCGTCGCGCGGCTGCGCCACCTCGCCGACCCCGGCCGGATCGCCGACGACCTGCTCTCACGGTTCTCCCTCACCGAGGCCGGAGGGAGGCGCGCCGGCACCTACTCGGGCGGCATGCGGCGTCGCCTCGACATCGCGATGAGCCTCATCGGCGACCCGCCGGTGATCTTCCTGGACGAGCCGACGACGGGCCTCGACCCGCAGGCGCGCATCGAGGTGTGGAACACGGTGAAGACGCTCGCCGAGCGTGGCACCACCGTGCTCCTGACGACGCAGTACCTGGACGAGGCCGAGCAGCTGGCCGACCGGATCGCCATCCTGCATCAGGGACGCATCCTGGTCGACGGCACCCTGGGCGAGCTCAAGCGCCTTCTGCCCCCCGCTCAGGTCGGGTACATCCAGAAGCAGCCGAGCCTGGAGGACGTCTTCCTCGCCCTCGTCGGCGAGGACTCCGCAACGGGATCGGGCACCGCCGGCGGCGGCGCGAAGGAGGAATCATGA
- a CDS encoding DUF1048 domain-containing protein produces the protein MSAKTTATKWLETLTGSLEQKKQYKQSMARMDALPEPYRVAAKAYQRYFMYYGGYLDGETLVTMVGDLADLWERAAIDGTPIREIVGTDPVEFGESFVQAYAGRQWIDKERARLSDAIANAENAEGSSDS, from the coding sequence ATGTCGGCCAAGACGACCGCAACGAAATGGCTCGAGACCCTCACCGGCTCGCTCGAGCAGAAGAAGCAGTACAAGCAGAGCATGGCGCGCATGGACGCGCTGCCCGAGCCGTACAGAGTCGCGGCGAAAGCGTATCAGCGGTACTTCATGTACTACGGCGGCTACCTCGACGGCGAGACCCTCGTCACGATGGTCGGCGACCTGGCAGACCTCTGGGAGCGGGCGGCCATCGACGGCACGCCGATCCGCGAGATCGTCGGCACGGATCCGGTGGAGTTCGGGGAGAGCTTCGTGCAGGCCTACGCAGGCCGACAGTGGATCGACAAGGAGCGTGCCCGGCTGAGCGATGCGATCGCGAATGCCGAGAACGCAGAAGGGTCGTCGGACTCATGA
- a CDS encoding PadR family transcriptional regulator: MGKQATEMLKGTLEGIVLAILARQPAYGYEITTWLRDEGFADIAEGTIYALLIRIEQKGLVDVEKVASEKGPPRKVYSLSAAGTDYLDEFWGTWSFLQERIDKLRTEQLPEGGK; encoded by the coding sequence ATGGGCAAGCAGGCGACCGAGATGCTCAAGGGCACCCTCGAGGGGATCGTGCTCGCGATCCTCGCACGCCAGCCGGCGTACGGGTACGAGATCACGACCTGGCTGCGCGATGAAGGCTTCGCCGACATCGCCGAGGGCACCATCTACGCGCTGCTGATCCGGATCGAGCAGAAAGGCCTCGTCGACGTCGAGAAGGTGGCGTCCGAGAAGGGCCCGCCGCGCAAGGTCTACTCGCTCAGCGCGGCAGGAACCGACTACCTCGATGAGTTCTGGGGGACGTGGAGCTTCCTCCAGGAACGCATCGACAAGCTTCGCACCGAACAGCTCCCTGAAGGAGGCAAGTGA
- a CDS encoding MBL fold metallo-hydrolase, protein MRVTKHEHAALTIRDSGNTLIIDPGSFTSPLDDLGDLVGIVITHEHADHWTPDHLDRLRKYAPDVPIYGPEGVVQAAAGYEITVVHPGDTLALDPFALTFFGGTHAVIHESIPVVDNVGVLVNGDFYYPGDSYAVPKGVDVKLLAAPVGAPWLKIGDAMDFVLAVKPRQAFAAHDMTLSVIGRNMGRARLRWATEQNGGEFFDLEPDESIDI, encoded by the coding sequence ATGCGAGTCACCAAGCACGAACACGCCGCACTGACCATCCGCGACTCCGGGAACACGCTGATCATCGATCCGGGATCGTTCACCTCACCCCTCGATGACCTCGGTGACCTGGTCGGGATCGTGATCACCCACGAGCATGCCGACCATTGGACACCCGATCACCTCGACCGTCTGCGCAAGTACGCGCCGGATGTGCCGATCTACGGCCCGGAAGGAGTCGTTCAGGCCGCCGCAGGGTACGAGATCACCGTCGTGCACCCCGGCGACACCCTGGCACTGGACCCGTTCGCGCTCACCTTCTTCGGCGGAACACACGCCGTCATCCACGAGAGCATCCCCGTCGTCGACAATGTCGGGGTGCTGGTCAACGGCGACTTCTACTACCCCGGAGACTCCTACGCGGTGCCGAAGGGCGTCGATGTGAAGCTGCTGGCCGCCCCCGTGGGCGCGCCGTGGCTGAAGATCGGCGACGCGATGGACTTCGTCCTCGCGGTGAAGCCCCGACAGGCGTTCGCCGCGCACGACATGACGCTCTCGGTGATCGGCCGCAACATGGGGCGCGCACGGCTGCGCTGGGCGACCGAGCAGAACGGCGGCGAGTTCTTCGACCTCGAGCCCGACGAGTCGATCGACATCTGA